Proteins co-encoded in one Aphelocoma coerulescens isolate FSJ_1873_10779 chromosome 21, UR_Acoe_1.0, whole genome shotgun sequence genomic window:
- the CDA gene encoding cytidine deaminase: MEGGGQHPVAAVPPGQPQGDPLQLLLRRSREAKNCAYCPYSRFPVGAALLTAGGEIFSGCNVENACYSLGVCAERTAIQKAISEGHTSFKAMAIASDMGDHFIMPCGACRQVMREFGTDWDVYLTKADGTYIVKRLEELLPLSFGPEDLKKV, encoded by the exons ATGGAGGGAGGCGGGCAGCACCCGGTCGCCGCTGTCCCCCCAGGCCAGCCCCAGGGTgaccctctccagctcctgctgcgcCGCAGCCGGGAGGCCAAAAACTGCGCCTATTGCCCCTACAGCCGCTTCCCGGTGGGAGCCGCGCTGCTCACCGCCGGCGGGGAGATCTTCTCGG GGTGCAACGTGGAGAACGCCTGCTACAGCCTGGGGGTGTGTGCCGAGCGCACTGCCATCCAAAAAGCCATCTCTGAGGGGCACACCAGCTTCAAGGCCATGGCCATCGCCAG TGACATGGGGGACCACTTCATCATGCCCTGCGGCGCCTGCAGACAAGTGATGAGAGAG TTCGGCACGGACTGGGATGTCTACCTGACCAAAGCAGATGGCACCTACATTGTCAagaggctggaggagctgctgccgctCTCCTTTGGCCCTGAGGACCTGAAGAAGGTCTGA
- the AGMAT gene encoding guanidino acid hydrolase, mitochondrial isoform X1: MRPLLWAACSQLLPQGAGLCAPKPALTTLVTTLVTTSHHSLRPPAPLATSSSSPSASAAFLRPLVPGSRAPTRWSSRFNVPPSALLVARPVGVCSMMRLPLQASAEGLDAAFVGVPLDTGTSNRPGARFGPRQIRAESAMVRRCNGSTGAAPFDSLRVADIGDVNVNLYNLPDSCRLIRESYQGIVASGCVPLTLGGDHTITYPILQALAAKHGPVGLVHVDAHTDTGDTALGEKIYHGSTFRRCVEEGLLDCGRVVQIGIRGSSYDPDPNKYCREQGFRVVPAEECWMKSLEPLMREVRAQMGDKPMYISFDIDGLDPAYAPGTGTPEIAGLTPAQALEIIRGCKGLNIVGCDLVEVAPMYDTSGNTALLGANLLFEMLCVLPGVKTL; the protein is encoded by the exons ATGAGGCCCCTGctctgggctgcctgcagccagctgctgccccagggagctGGGCTCTGCGCTCCCAAGCCAGCTCTGACCACTCTGGTGACCACTCTGGTGACCACCTCACACCACAGCCTGCGGCCCCCGGCCCCTCTGGCCACCTCCAGCTCGTCACCCAGTGCGTCCGCAGCGTTCCTCCGGCCCCTGGttccagggagcagagcccccACCCGCTGGAGCTCACGGTTCAacgtgccccccagtgccctgcTTGTGGCCCGGCCCGTGGGGGTCTGCTCCATGATGAGGCTTCCCCTGCAGGCATCGGCGGAGGGGCTGGACGCGGCGTTTGTCGGCGTTCCGCTGGACACGGGCACGTCCAACCGGCCGGGAGCCAG GTTCGGCCCGCGTCAGATCCGCGCCGAGTCCGCGATGGTGAGGAGGTGCAACGGCAGCACCGGGGCGGCACCGTTCGACTCCCTGCGGGTGGCCGACATCGGGGACGTGAACGTGAACCTCTACAACCTGCCCGACAGCTGCCGCCTCATCCGGGAGTCCTACCAGGGGATCGTGGCCTCTGGCTGCGTGCCCCTCACCTTGG GTGGAGATCACACCATAACATACCCAATCCTGCAGGCCCTGGCAGCAAA GCATGGTCCTGTGGGACTGGTGCACGTGGATGCTCACACCGACACCGGAGACACGGCTCTGGGGGAGAAGATCTACCACGGGAGCACGTTCCGGCGCTGTGTGGAGGAAGGGCTGCTGGACTGCGGCCGCGTGGTCCAGATCGGCATCCGGGGCTCCTCCTATGACCCCGATCCCAACAAGTACTGCCGGGAACAG GGTTTCCGGGTGGTCCCGGCTGAGGAGTGCTGGATGAAGTCCCTGGAGCCGCTGATGAGGGAGGTGAGGGCACAGATGGGGGACAAGCCAATGTACATCAGCTTCGATATCGATGGGCTGGACCCCGCGTACGCCCCGGGCACCGGCACCCCGGAGATAGCCGGGCTCACACCAGCACAG GCTTTGGAGATTATTCGTGGCTGCAAAGGCCTGAACATAGTGGGGTGTGACCTTGTGGAAGTCGCACCGATGTACGACACCTCTG GCAACACGGCCCTCCTGGGGGCAAACCTACTGTTTGAGATGCTGTGTGTTCTCCCAGGAGTGAAGACGCTATGA
- the CAMK2N1 gene encoding calcium/calmodulin-dependent protein kinase II inhibitor 1, which yields MSEGPPYGEGQLAGDAAVGQLPFPVRLRGGDGLLAGGQGKRPPKLGQIGRSKRVVIEDDRIDDVLQNLSEKAPPGV from the exons atGTCGGAGGGGCCGCCCTACGGCGAGGGGCAGCTGGCGGGGGACGCGGCCGTGGGGCAGCTCCCCTTCCCCGTTCGCCTCCGCGGCGGCGACGGGCTCCTGGCCGGCGGGCAGGGCAAGCGGCCGCCCAAGCTGGGGCAGATCGGCCGCAGCAAGAGAG TGGTTATTGAAGATGATAGAATTGATGATGTGCTGCAAAACCTCTCCGAAAAGGCCCCTCCCGGTGTTTAA
- the MUL1 gene encoding mitochondrial ubiquitin ligase activator of NFKB 1 yields the protein MEGGGRPSAAQAVLLAASTAITALLYSVYRQKARVARGLEGARKVRLDGDLRAVLLEAPGRCVPYAVIEGVVRSVKETLSSQFVENCKGVVQRLTLQEHKMVWNRTTHLWNDYEKVIHQRTNTTPFDLVPAEGGAGVTVRVMKPLDAAELSLETVYEKFHPSVQSFTDVIGHYISGERPKGIQETEQMLKVGTALTGVGELVLDNATIKLQPPKQGMPYYLSALDFESLLQKQESSVRFWKILTVVFGFATCAVLFFLLRKQYRHHREKQHLRQMQEEFRQAQERLTNAEGGETLKNACVVCLSSTKSCVFLECGHVCSCHKCYQALPEPKKCPICRQGITRVVPLYNS from the exons ATGGAGGGCGGCGGGCGGCCCTCGGCCGCACAGGCCGTGCTCTTGGCCGCCAGCACCGCCATCACCGCCCTGCTCTACTCCGTCTACCGGCAGAAGGCCCGCGTGGCCCGCGGGCTCGAG GGCGCCAGAAAGGTCCGGTTGGACGGGGACCTGCGGGCCGTGCTGCTGGAGGCGCCCGGACGCTGCGTGCCCTATGCGGTCATAGAAG GTGTGGTGCGGTCGGTGAAGGAGACCCTGAGCAGTCAGTTTGTGGAGAACTGCAAGGGGGTGGTTCAGAGGTTGACGCTGCAGGAGCACAAGATGGTGTGGAACAGAACCACCCACCTCTG gaACGACTATGAGAAGGTCATCCACCAGAGAACCAACACCACCCCCTTCGACCTGGTCCCCGCCGAGGGCGGCGCCGGCGTCACCGTGCGCGTGATGAAGCCTCTGGACGCCGCCGAGCTCAGCCTGGAGACGGTGTACGAGAAGTTCCACCCCTCTGTCCAGTCCTTCACGGACGTCATCGGCCACTACATCAGCGGGGAGCGTCCCAAGGGAATCCAGGAGACGGAGCAGATGCTGAAGGTGGGCACGGCCCTGACCGGGGTGGGAGAGCTGGTCCTGGACAACGCCACCATCAAGCTGCAGCCCCCGAAGCAGGGCATGCCCTACTACCTGAGCGCCCTGGATTTCGAGTCCTTGCTGCAGAAACAAGAGTCCAGCGTCCGGTTTTGGAAAATCCTGACCGTCGTTTTTGGCTTTGCCACCTGCGCtgtcctcttcttcctcctgcggAAGCAGTACCGGCACCACCGGGAGAAGCAGCACCTCAGGCAGATGCAGGAGGAATTCCGGCAGGCCCAGGAGCGCCTGACGAACGCCGAGGGCGGTGAGACCCTCAAAAACGCCTGCGTGGTCTGCTTGAGCAGCACCAAATCCTGCGTTTTCCTGGAGTGTGGCCACGTCTGCTCCTGCCACAAGTGCTACCAGGCTCTTCCCGAGCCCAAAAAGTGCCCGATCTGCAGGCAGGGCATCACCAGGGTGGTTCCCTTGTACAACAGTTAA
- the AGMAT gene encoding guanidino acid hydrolase, mitochondrial isoform X2 → MRPLLWAACSQLLPQGAGLCAPKPALTTLVTTLVTTSHHSLRPPAPLATSSSSPSASAAFLRPLVPGSRAPTRWSSRFNVPPSALLVARPVGVCSMMRLPLQASAEGLDAAFVGVPLDTGTSNRPGARFGPRQIRAESAMVRRCNGSTGAAPFDSLRVADIGDVNVNLYNLPDSCRLIRESYQGIVASGCVPLTLGGDHTITYPILQALAAKHGPVGLVHVDAHTDTGDTALGEKIYHGSTFRRCVEEGLLDCGRVVQIGIRGSSYDPDPNKYCREQGFRVVPAEECWMKSLEPLMREALEIIRGCKGLNIVGCDLVEVAPMYDTSGNTALLGANLLFEMLCVLPGVKTL, encoded by the exons ATGAGGCCCCTGctctgggctgcctgcagccagctgctgccccagggagctGGGCTCTGCGCTCCCAAGCCAGCTCTGACCACTCTGGTGACCACTCTGGTGACCACCTCACACCACAGCCTGCGGCCCCCGGCCCCTCTGGCCACCTCCAGCTCGTCACCCAGTGCGTCCGCAGCGTTCCTCCGGCCCCTGGttccagggagcagagcccccACCCGCTGGAGCTCACGGTTCAacgtgccccccagtgccctgcTTGTGGCCCGGCCCGTGGGGGTCTGCTCCATGATGAGGCTTCCCCTGCAGGCATCGGCGGAGGGGCTGGACGCGGCGTTTGTCGGCGTTCCGCTGGACACGGGCACGTCCAACCGGCCGGGAGCCAG GTTCGGCCCGCGTCAGATCCGCGCCGAGTCCGCGATGGTGAGGAGGTGCAACGGCAGCACCGGGGCGGCACCGTTCGACTCCCTGCGGGTGGCCGACATCGGGGACGTGAACGTGAACCTCTACAACCTGCCCGACAGCTGCCGCCTCATCCGGGAGTCCTACCAGGGGATCGTGGCCTCTGGCTGCGTGCCCCTCACCTTGG GTGGAGATCACACCATAACATACCCAATCCTGCAGGCCCTGGCAGCAAA GCATGGTCCTGTGGGACTGGTGCACGTGGATGCTCACACCGACACCGGAGACACGGCTCTGGGGGAGAAGATCTACCACGGGAGCACGTTCCGGCGCTGTGTGGAGGAAGGGCTGCTGGACTGCGGCCGCGTGGTCCAGATCGGCATCCGGGGCTCCTCCTATGACCCCGATCCCAACAAGTACTGCCGGGAACAG GGTTTCCGGGTGGTCCCGGCTGAGGAGTGCTGGATGAAGTCCCTGGAGCCGCTGATGAGGGAG GCTTTGGAGATTATTCGTGGCTGCAAAGGCCTGAACATAGTGGGGTGTGACCTTGTGGAAGTCGCACCGATGTACGACACCTCTG GCAACACGGCCCTCCTGGGGGCAAACCTACTGTTTGAGATGCTGTGTGTTCTCCCAGGAGTGAAGACGCTATGA
- the FAM43B gene encoding protein FAM43B yields the protein MLPWRRSKFVLVENERKCKGKSLGPGLSYAALLAGFLRSCPDLLPECPLERLGSVFRGKRQKVELNKEDPTYTVRYLGNAVTLHAKGEGCTEEAVGKIWAKSEAGAGGAKMKLTLGPHGIRMTPCEKGARRPGHAYLLHRITYCAADRRHPKVFAWVYRHQVKNKAVVLRCHAVLVSKADKARAMALLLYQTSASAFNEFKRLKRQSDFRHVQQQLLGDAIVPLVPLRRLLNAKCPYRPPAERARCAPRLSSILEEEEEEAFGTGTPLGDPERAAVLRLASDMRGCSLRGPRPAVC from the coding sequence ATGCTGCCCTGGCGCCGGAGCAAGTTCGTGCTGGTGGAAAATGAACGTAAGTGCAAAGGCAAGAGCCTGGGGCCGGGGTTGAGCTACGCGGCGCTGCTGGCCGGCTTCCTCCGCTCCTGCCCGGACCTGCTGCCCGAGTGCCCGCTGGAGCGCCTGGGCAGCGTCTTCCGCGGGAAGCGCCAGAAAGTGGAGCTGAACAAGGAGGACCCGACGTACACGGTGCGGTACCTGGGCAATGCCGTCACCCTGCACGCCAAGGGCGAGGGCTGCACCGAGGAGGCGGTGGGCAAGATCTGGGCCAAGAGCGAGGCGGGCGCCGGCGGGGCCAAGATGAAGCTGACGCTGGGCCCCCATGGCATCCGCATGACGCCTTGCGAAAAGGGGGCCCGCCGGCCGGGCCACGCGTACCTGCTGCACCGCATCACCTACTGCGCCGCCGACCGCCGGCACCCCAAGGTGTTCGCCTGGGTGTACCGGCACCAGGTGAAGAACAAGGCGGTGGTGCTGCGCTGCCACGCCGTGCTGGTCTCCAAGGCCGACAAGGCGCGCGCCATGGCGCTGCTCCTCTACCAGACCTCGGCCTCCGCCTTCAACGAGTTCAAGCGCCTCAAGAGACAGAGCGATTTCCGCCAcgtccagcagcagctcctgggcgaTGCCATCGTGCCCTTGGTGCCCCTCCGCAGGCTGCTCAACGCCAAGTGTCCCTACCGCCCGCCGGCTGAGCGGGCCCGCTGCGCCCCTCGGCTCAGCTccatcctggaggaggaggaggaggaggccttCGGCACCGGGACGCCCCTGGGGGACCCTGAGCGAGCGGCCGTGCTGCGGCTGGCCAGCGACATGAGGGGCTGCAGCCTGCGCGGGCCCCGGCCCGCCGTGTGCTGA
- the PINK1 gene encoding serine/threonine-protein kinase PINK1, mitochondrial translates to MALRLLLARALRLFPRCRPPCAPRAAPRPGPGPGPGSGPGPAPAAPPAPWRPWLAWLPAARRLFLRGPAGGLAAVARRGRGGVCLALAMALGLVEPRLEEQRRAEAACRHIQTVFVGKNKPQKDPLSSFRWQGFKLEEYLIGQPIGKGCSAAVYEAAIPFCPNPRDRAESSRLPAVQQDRGSASQGAEEEPVVEHQPKGAFPLAIKMMWNISAGSSSEAILDAMGRELVPATGVALSGEYGAVSGRRKPVLGRKTLQPHPNIIQVIRAFTSSVPLLPGAFAEYPDVLPLSLNPRGIGHSRTLFLVMKNYPCTLRQYLRENTPDVRLSTVMILQLLEGVDHLVRHGIAHRDLKSDNILVEFDSAGCPWLVITDFGCCLADENIGLRLPFTSSYVDRGGNGCLMAPEVITASPGPGTVINYSKADAWAVGAIAYEILGLANPFYGHGHSTLESRSYQEDQLPSLPDHVPLEVKQVIKMLLQRDPNKRLSARVAANVLHLSLWGDSVVASRTLKPDQMIAWLLCQSAATLLTNRLAEKSQVETKMKMCFLANLEFEDLWAAIFLLLAWRSQSG, encoded by the exons ATGGCgctgcggctgctgctggcGCGGGCCCTGCGGCTCTTCCCGCGGTGCCGCCCGCCCTgcgcgccccgcgccgccccccgccccggccccggtcccggtcccggttccggccccggccccgcgcccgccgcgccgcccgcgccaTGGCGGCCCTGGCTGGCCTGGCTGCCGGCCGCCCGCCGCCTCTTCCTGCGCGGCCCGGCGGGCGGGCTGGCGGCCGttgcgcggcggggccgcggcggcgTCTGCCTGGCGCTGGCCATGGCGCTGGGCTTGGTGGAGCCGCGCCTGGAGGAGCAGCGCCGGGCCGAGGCGGCGTGTCGCCACATCCAG ACCGTGTTTGTTGGGAAGAACAAGCCGCAGAAAGATCCCTTGAGCTCATTCCGCTGGCAGGGCTTCAAGCTGGAGGAATATCTCATCGGCCAGCCCATCGGGAAGGGCTGCAGTGCCGCTGTGTACGAAGCAGCCATTCCCTTCTGTCCCAATCCTCGGGATCGTGCGGAGAGCAGCCGTCTCCCAGCCGTGCAGCAGGACCGTGGCTCAGCCTCCCAGGGGGCTGAAGAGGAGCCTGTAGTGGAACACCAACCGAAAGGGGCTTTTCCCTTAGCTATCAAAATGATGTGGAACATTTCG GCTGGTTCCTCGAGTGAAGCCATCCTCGATGCCATGGGCCGAGAGCTCGTCCCAGCCACAGGCGTTGCATTATCCGGGGAATACGGAGCTGTCTCTGGCCGCAG AAAACCTGTCCTTGGGAGGAAGACGCTTCAACCTCATCCGAATATAATCCAGGTGATCCGAGCGTTCACATCCTCTGTCCCTTTGCTGCCCGGAGCCTTTGCTGAGTATCCTGACGTCCTTCCATTGAGCCTGAACCCCAGAGGGATCGGCCACAGCCGCACGCTCTTCTTGGTGATGAAGAA TTACCCCTGCACGCTGCGCCAGTATCTGCGGGAGAACACTCCGGATGTCCGCCTCTCCACAGTGATGATTCTACAGCTCTTGGAAGGCGTGGACCATCTTGTTCGACATGGAATAGCACACAGAGACCTCAAGTCTGACAACATCCTGGTTGAATTTGATTCTG CTGGCTGCCCCTGGCTGGTCATCACCGACTTCGGCTGCTGTTTGGCAGATGAAAACATCGGCCTGAGGCtgcccttcaccagctcctatGTGGATCGGGGTGGCAATGGCTGCCTTATGGCACCTGAG GTGATCACAGCGTCACCTGGTCCTGGCACAGTGATCAACTACAGTAAAGCCGATGCTTGGGCTGTTGGAGCGATTGCCTACGAAATCTTGGGCCTGGCCAATCCTTTCTATGGCCACGGGCACTCGACTCTGGAAAGCAGAAGTTACCAGGAGGACCAGCTGCCGAGCCTGCCCGACCACGTGCCCCTCGAGGTGAAGCAGGTGATAAAGATGCTGCTTCAGAGGGATCCCAACAAG AGGTTGTCTGCGAGAGTTGCTGCGAACGTGCTGCACCTGAGCCTCTGGGGTGACAGTGTTGTAGCGTCCAGGACCCTGAAACCCGACCAGATGATCgcctggctgctctgccagTCTGCAGCCACCCTGCTCACCAACAGGctggcggagaagagccaggtAGAAACCAAAATGAAGATGTGCTTCTTGGCAAACCTTGAGTTTGAAGACCTCTGGGCAGCAATATTCCTGTTGCTGGCCTGGAGAAGCCAGTCTGGGTGA